A stretch of DNA from Acidobacteriota bacterium:
CAGCACCGTGTAGGAGAGCATTCCGTCAAGCCCGCCGCTGTGCTCGACGATCTTGCGGCCGCGATAGTCGCTAACGAACCAGCCCATTGCGACGCCGCGAAACTGCGTCGGCGGGGTCGAGCGGTCGCGCGGTTCGGCGACCTGCTGAGCCATATAGGGCTGCCACATCTCCCAGCTTCGCTCGCGGCTGAAGATCTGCTTGCCCTCGAAGGTACCGCGGCCGAGCTGCGTTCTGATCCACTTGGAAAGATCGTTGACCGACGAATTGAACGCAGCCGCCGAGCTCGACCCATCCACGTTACCGCGGTGGAGCACACGCATCGAGCCGCCGGATTCGTTGTGCGGCCAAGCGGCGTTATCGGGCAGGTTGTTGACGCTGCAGGTCGTTCGGCTCATCCCGAGCGGGTCGAGGATGCGTTCCTTGACGAACGTACACCAGGGTTTGCCGGTGACTTTTTTGACCACCTCACCGGCCGCGATGAACATCAGGTTCTGATAGCCGTATCGCGTGCGGAAGCTCGAAACGGGCTTCAGGTGCCGGACGCGATCAAGGATCTCCTCTGGCTTATAGGTCGCCTCGTACCAGAGCAGGTCGCCACTAAATGTATCCAGCCCGACGCGATGCGTAACAAGATCGCGGATCGTCAGTTCGCACGTCACCCACGGGTCGTACATCTTGAACTCGGGCAGATATTTCGAGACCTTGTCGTCCCACTTTATCTTGCCTTCATCAACAAGTATCGCGAGCGTTGCCGTGGTAAAGGCCTTCGAGTTCGAAGCGATGGCGAATACCGTGTCGGCATCGACCGGCGAGTTCTTGCCAAGCTCGCGTTTGCCGTAGCCCTTTGCGAATACGACCTTATCGTCGCGGACAACGGCTATCGCCATTCCCGGCTGCTTTTGATCGGCCAGCACTTTCTGAGCATAGGCGTCGATCGCCGCAAGTTTCTGCTCGGTCGTTTGAGCGTAAGCAAACGAACAAAAACCGACGGCGATCACGAGAAACGAAACCAAGTGTTTTGCACGCATATGAGGCATTTTCTTCTCCACAAGTTGATGACCTCGCAATCGTATGCCTACTTCAAGCAATTTTCAAATCTCGTGAAGGTTCGCCGGGCGAAGAATAAGCTTCCAAAAATCCTCTGATTTCTGTATCCTTTGCCAACTATGTCGCCGATAGATATCACTCTCCTCCTGCTCGTGGTCGCGATAATTCTCTTCGCGACCGAGAAGCTGCCTGTCGATGTTGTCGGGCTTTTGCTGGTGATGGCGCTTGTGTTCACGGGTGTGCTGAGCGTCGGAGAGGCGGTCGCCGGATTCGGTAACGATATCATCATCACCATCGCCGGGCTTTTCATTCTTGTCGGCGGCCTGATCAAAACCGGGCTAGTAGATCTGATCGGTCGACGGCTTCACAAACTGGCCGGCGACAGCGAATTCGTCCTTACGGCACTGATAATGGCCACCGCAGCTCTTTCGGCCTCCGTTCTCAAGAACACGACAACGACCGCGATGTTTCTTCCTGTCGTCATTGGGCTCGCAGCAAAAGCAAAATTGCCGCCTTCAAAGCTGCTGATGCCGCTTGCCTTCGGCGCTATTCTCGGCGGAAGTTGCACACTCATCGGAACATCTACAAATCTCGCCGTCAGCGGAGCGATCCAGCGTTACGGCCTCGCGCCGCTTTCGATGTTCGAGCTGACGCCGGTTGGCATCGTAATGGTCCTGGTCGGTATCTTTTACATGCTTGTACTCGGCCGCCGAATGCTTCCCTCGGCCGGCGGCGGCGAATCGCTGACAGACCAATACAGCATTCGCGACTATATCTCGGAGTTAATGGTGCTGCCCGGCTCTCGGCTGATAGGCAAAACGCTTGGTGAAGCGAGTCTGGCATCCGAGCTCGACCTTGCCATCATCAACATCATCCGCGACGACGAAAAGCGCATTGCGCCCGGAGCAAATGAGCGGATCCGGATGGGCGACATCCTCATCGTCGAAGGCAAGATCAGCGAATTGCTCCGCGTAAAGGAAGAGGTCGGGCTCGAACTCCGCCCCGATTTCAAACTCAACGACCACGTGCTGGAGTATCAGAGCGTCGAGCTGTTCGAGGTGCTGATAATGCGTGACTCGGCCTTCGTTGGGCAAACGATGAAAACGCTGCGCTTCCGGCAGACGTACGACCTTACAGTGCTCGCCATCAACCGCCACGGCGAAACGGTGATCGACAAAATGAGCGATACGATGCTCAAGTTTGGCGATGTGCTCCTCGTTCAGGGCTCGCGGGACAGGATAGAGCCGCTCGTCGCCGATGGCGAGATACTTCTGCTCGAAGACCTCTCAGCAAAGAGCATGCGGCTTGAAAAACGCAAGTGGGCAATTGCCGCCTTTGCGTTGTTCCTCGCTCTCTCCGTTTCAGGAATCTTTTCGGGGATCACGATCCCACTCGCGATGGCGGTACTTGCCGGGGTTTTTCTTCTGCTTGCGACCAAAACGGTCCGCTACGCGGAGATGTATCAGCTCATCGATTTTCGACTTCTGGTGCTTATCGCCTGCATGATGAGCTTTGGCGTAGCGATGGAAAAGACCGGTGCTGATCAATACCTTGCCGGCCTGATCGAAGTTTATTTCGGATCGTTCGGGCCG
This window harbors:
- a CDS encoding SLC13 family permease, whose translation is MSPIDITLLLLVVAIILFATEKLPVDVVGLLLVMALVFTGVLSVGEAVAGFGNDIIITIAGLFILVGGLIKTGLVDLIGRRLHKLAGDSEFVLTALIMATAALSASVLKNTTTTAMFLPVVIGLAAKAKLPPSKLLMPLAFGAILGGSCTLIGTSTNLAVSGAIQRYGLAPLSMFELTPVGIVMVLVGIFYMLVLGRRMLPSAGGGESLTDQYSIRDYISELMVLPGSRLIGKTLGEASLASELDLAIINIIRDDEKRIAPGANERIRMGDILIVEGKISELLRVKEEVGLELRPDFKLNDHVLEYQSVELFEVLIMRDSAFVGQTMKTLRFRQTYDLTVLAINRHGETVIDKMSDTMLKFGDVLLVQGSRDRIEPLVADGEILLLEDLSAKSMRLEKRKWAIAAFALFLALSVSGIFSGITIPLAMAVLAGVFLLLATKTVRYAEMYQLIDFRLLVLIACMMSFGVAMEKTGADQYLAGLIEVYFGSFGPAAVLAGFFVLTVALTQPMSNQAAALVVLPVAVKTAVALGYNPRTFVIAVTLAASFSFITPLEPACVLVYGPGRYRFMDFVKVGTILTILVFAVSMLLVPVFWPF
- a CDS encoding serine hydrolase, coding for MRAKHLVSFLVIAVGFCSFAYAQTTEQKLAAIDAYAQKVLADQKQPGMAIAVVRDDKVVFAKGYGKRELGKNSPVDADTVFAIASNSKAFTTATLAILVDEGKIKWDDKVSKYLPEFKMYDPWVTCELTIRDLVTHRVGLDTFSGDLLWYEATYKPEEILDRVRHLKPVSSFRTRYGYQNLMFIAAGEVVKKVTGKPWCTFVKERILDPLGMSRTTCSVNNLPDNAAWPHNESGGSMRVLHRGNVDGSSSAAAFNSSVNDLSKWIRTQLGRGTFEGKQIFSRERSWEMWQPYMAQQVAEPRDRSTPPTQFRGVAMGWFVSDYRGRKIVEHSGGLDGMLSYTVLIPELNTGFVILTNSESPAFRVMRSKMIDIFTDAPERDYNAEALAGIQRAKAAAAEETKRVDAARVAGTKPTLKLADYAGTYGDKLYGDITVSEENGRLVMRFLPSPRFVADLEHWHYDTFVIRWRSSVAYNFPRGFVTFAIDRNGKPDELKIDQPNNDFWFYELTPKRKP